The Xiphias gladius isolate SHS-SW01 ecotype Sanya breed wild chromosome 9, ASM1685928v1, whole genome shotgun sequence genome window below encodes:
- the ch25h gene encoding cholesterol 25-hydroxylase-like protein: MLQPLWTFLLDHSSVLHSPFFPVLFSFFVYLSFCLPFLLLDLLSTRWALVRRYKLQPQSSVSWESVQRCLARSLYNHLFFIFPLTVMHWYLRPVHLPKEAPTLPRLLAQVLVCLLLFDFQSFVWHLLHHRVPWLYHNFHKMHHTYTSTFALTAEYSGAWETLSLGFFAAANPLLLGCHPLTELAFFVVNIWLSVEDHCGYDLPWATHRLVPLGLYGGARHHDLHHLQSKCNYAPYFTHWDWLAGTLCTNLLMESL, from the exons ATGCTGCAGCCTCTCTGGACTTTCCTCCTGGATCACTCCTCCGTTCTGCACTCACCTTTCTTCCCcgtcctcttctccttcttcgtCTACCTGTCCTTCTGCCTGCCCTTCCTGCTGCTGGACCTGCTGTCCACCAGGTGGGCCCTGGTGCGCAGGTACAAGCTGCAGCCTCAGAGCTCCGTCAGCTGGGAGTCGGTGCAGAGATGCCTGGCTCGGTCGCTCTACAACCACCTGTTCTTCATCTTCCCGCTGACCGTGATGCACTGGTACCTGAGGCCCGTCCACCTGCCCAAGGAGGCCCCGACCCTCCCCCGGCTGCTGGCTCAGGTGCTGGTCTGCCTGCTGCTCTTTGACTTCCAGAGCTTCGTCTGGCACCTGCTGCACCACAGAGTGCCCTGGCTGTACCACAACTTCCACAAG atgCATCACACCTACACCTCCACCTTCGCCCTCACCGCTGAGTACTCCGGAGCCTGGGAGACTCTCAGCCTGGGCTTCTTCGCCGCCGCCAACCCGCTCCTGCTGGGCTGCCACCCGCTCACCGAGCTGGCCTTCTTCGTGGTGAACATCTGGCTGTCGGTGGAGGACCACTGCGGCTACGACCTGCCCTGGGCCACCCACCGCCTGGTGCCGCTGGGGCTGTACGGCGGGGCCCGCCACCACgacctccaccacctccagtCCAAGTGCAACTACGCCCCCTACTTCACCCACTGGGACTGGCTGGCTGGGACGCTGTGTACAAATCTGCTGATGGAGAGTTTATAA